A genomic region of Ewingella sp. CoE-038-23 contains the following coding sequences:
- a CDS encoding HumD family translesion DNA polymerase, producing the protein MGFPSPAADYATSRLTPNDVCHWSNNPGQYLMRSASSSWRAGIKKDSLLIIDSARKPCDGSIVVAEVCGEFMLKRMRFHPTLCLESLDRPDEVTLIDGGDCEGEETMIFGVVTHVINDTTTEEFDDSPCM; encoded by the coding sequence ATGGGCTTCCCATCTCCAGCAGCAGACTATGCAACAAGTCGACTAACGCCGAACGACGTGTGCCACTGGTCTAACAATCCGGGCCAGTATCTCATGCGTTCCGCCAGCTCCAGCTGGCGCGCCGGTATCAAGAAAGACTCGCTGCTGATAATCGACTCAGCCCGCAAGCCCTGTGATGGCAGCATTGTCGTTGCGGAGGTTTGCGGTGAGTTCATGCTGAAGCGCATGCGGTTTCACCCTACGTTGTGCCTCGAGTCATTGGATCGGCCAGATGAGGTGACGCTAATTGACGGCGGAGACTGTGAAGGGGAAGAGACGATGATTTTCGGTGTGGTGACGCACGTGATCAATGATACGACCACTGAAGAGTTTGACGATAGTCCGTGCATGTGA
- a CDS encoding tail fiber domain-containing protein — protein sequence MAWYRDGTVRVTNGSATVSGTGTLWGDNKQGIGPGQMLLVPAAGTVQVYEILRVDSNTQLTLKDNFVGTTAAASVYAIPSFYTDSVPDFARRLSAQLSYYQSQMDGWQQIMTGTGSVTLTTPNGQTVTISSFKKLTDDMSNKASLVNGAVPMDQGGTGATNEGDARKKLGVQPTNNPTFTGTLTAGIVALSTESTIKANGKNIIFSNGATDVASISSTGIFSANPIDSQGSFRSRRGTGGATGVNFWNFFYDGDVQVYVDSSNLGSITLRTASDKLLKKDIGYQETSGYLQEVMEWIPAKFKYIARGVIKESNEMLGFIANDLVKVSPDCVTGKGLQEGFDMLNPEGAYGLDQVAMIAKLTGAIHAQQAMIEALQKQVGDLTNSSEQTS from the coding sequence ATGGCTTGGTATAGAGACGGAACGGTCAGAGTTACAAACGGCAGTGCGACGGTAAGCGGCACAGGCACTTTGTGGGGGGACAATAAACAGGGTATTGGCCCGGGGCAGATGCTACTTGTTCCTGCCGCCGGCACAGTTCAAGTTTATGAGATTCTGCGAGTAGACAGCAACACCCAGTTAACGCTGAAGGATAACTTTGTTGGCACGACCGCAGCCGCGTCCGTATACGCAATTCCTTCTTTCTACACGGATTCGGTACCTGATTTCGCTCGGCGATTATCTGCCCAGCTCAGCTATTACCAAAGCCAAATGGATGGTTGGCAACAGATTATGACTGGTACAGGCAGTGTTACTTTAACTACTCCTAACGGCCAGACAGTCACCATAAGCAGTTTTAAAAAGCTTACGGATGATATGTCGAATAAAGCCTCTCTTGTCAACGGAGCTGTGCCTATGGATCAGGGCGGAACTGGGGCGACGAATGAAGGCGATGCGCGAAAAAAATTAGGCGTTCAGCCCACTAACAACCCTACATTTACCGGCACTCTTACTGCGGGTATAGTTGCTTTATCGACTGAATCGACAATAAAAGCTAACGGTAAAAACATAATTTTCAGTAATGGCGCAACTGATGTAGCCTCAATCTCTTCAACCGGAATTTTCTCAGCAAACCCGATTGACTCACAAGGTTCATTCAGGTCTAGGCGGGGGACGGGGGGCGCAACAGGCGTTAATTTCTGGAACTTTTTCTATGATGGTGACGTACAGGTATATGTTGATTCGTCTAATCTAGGCTCGATAACACTAAGAACGGCATCAGATAAGCTACTAAAAAAAGACATTGGATATCAAGAAACATCCGGTTACTTACAGGAGGTCATGGAATGGATTCCTGCAAAGTTCAAGTACATCGCAAGAGGTGTTATCAAAGAATCAAATGAGATGCTTGGCTTCATAGCAAACGACCTTGTTAAAGTGTCTCCAGACTGCGTTACAGGTAAAGGATTACAGGAGGGATTTGATATGTTAAATCCTGAAGGCGCTTATGGATTAGATCAGGTGGCCATGATAGCCAAACTAACTGGTGCTATTCATGCGCAGCAGGCAATGATTGAAGCACTACAGAAACAGGTCGGCGATCTAACCAACAGTTCTGAACAGACCTCATAG
- a CDS encoding DUF6453 family protein, protein MTFGIEISGMKSYNMDDARPLTFLGSLSIGANMGNINTSSGNYSSLCPAGSQLVCIPDNAIAIIGSSVSPAMQFKSLDIGIDNNARTVSVTLDLRTNLQSPVFRSSAADRPKSVNVYCVYPPVVNLGGFGFEVSQGGSFPYVVDSSRGMFLTYTYNGIFNGNLQLPISTPSNVFCYWDHPEVAIYFEEATKTIRGYSSGGSQSGISINIQVCAFSMKSPTVPDWGIQVYGLDGKTSFTSEEMPIVYRGNINSPGRGGATTYFSDQAQANRPMIPVLKIGGQLISKSWFHLGMARSGKSFFGRPAGFINGGDNNNQDQQVVGYESKPLPFIYASDYF, encoded by the coding sequence ATGACATTTGGAATAGAAATATCTGGCATGAAGTCTTATAACATGGACGATGCCAGACCTCTTACATTCTTGGGAAGTTTATCAATTGGCGCTAATATGGGGAATATAAACACATCGAGTGGTAATTATTCCTCTTTATGTCCCGCTGGCTCCCAATTGGTTTGTATACCTGATAATGCAATCGCGATTATCGGATCATCAGTATCACCAGCCATGCAGTTTAAATCTCTTGATATTGGAATAGATAATAACGCTAGAACAGTTTCAGTAACCCTTGACCTCAGAACAAATCTTCAAAGCCCTGTTTTCCGAAGCAGTGCTGCGGACAGGCCAAAATCAGTAAACGTCTACTGCGTTTACCCGCCAGTGGTTAACCTAGGCGGGTTTGGCTTTGAAGTATCTCAGGGCGGCTCTTTTCCCTATGTTGTAGATAGCTCCAGAGGAATGTTTTTGACGTATACCTATAACGGCATATTCAATGGAAACCTGCAACTTCCTATCAGCACACCATCAAACGTATTTTGTTATTGGGACCATCCCGAGGTTGCAATTTATTTTGAAGAGGCAACAAAAACAATAAGAGGCTACTCCAGCGGGGGGAGTCAATCAGGTATTTCAATAAACATACAGGTATGCGCATTCTCAATGAAGAGTCCTACCGTCCCTGATTGGGGGATACAAGTCTACGGTTTAGATGGGAAAACGAGTTTTACCAGTGAAGAAATGCCAATTGTTTATCGGGGGAATATTAACTCGCCGGGAAGAGGTGGTGCGACTACTTATTTCTCTGACCAAGCCCAAGCTAATAGGCCAATGATTCCTGTTTTAAAAATTGGAGGCCAACTTATAAGTAAAAGTTGGTTCCATTTAGGAATGGCGAGAAGCGGTAAATCTTTTTTCGGCAGACCAGCCGGATTTATAAATGGCGGTGATAACAACAATCAAGATCAGCAAGTTGTTGGTTATGAATCGAAGCCACTCCCATTCATTTACGCATCAGACTACTTTTAA
- a CDS encoding phage tail tip fiber protein, producing MPAAIPIIATVAAGAAASYQAYGIAMAITIAAQVATQALTKKPSLDGYRDNAERKQVLRAAASAKTVVYGQTMTAGTLFFSEEQPGDQTDGEMLHLAITLAGHALSSVGKIYLGDDEIATFGDFAQFEVHIDRQTADPYLLANAPSWKADMIGKGISWLRLTLKYSAEKFPSGIPNVRVEKFGRSVYDPRTGQTVYSNNAALCILDYYRNYLKVPDSDILWDQFQEAANIADEMVTRADGANEKRYTINGEFDLSENKASILESMLAACAGEPTYTAGKHGILVGAYYGPASLIITESQLAGDIEIMPEVSQSERVNTIKGTFVDPLQFYSETDFPAVSVREWVTEDGVEISQDMKLRFVTSEFLGQRLADIKLKRTRISRTMNVVLNLSGYRYRPGMYVKVNFPTLGMNNIEMRVTDWKFGVQNGVQLTLKQETSDVWGDAIGKPIERPPFTQLPPGGVAQPQNLRYMVEEIGQVVQGVLSWQNIGQVSYNNVIIRRAGVPVLSVQVPGTFTRLTGLLRDSYTAHVIAVNQMGAQSPEGFLAFNIEAPPPPSSVSVEQGYFAITLKPKMAELTSVSTQFDFWTSGETRLANTNTATVEAGATRAGMGTTWTSNGLQVDHTYYWYVRTINAFGSSAFVEVAALCSTDTASLIDQISHEIEGSETFANLIKGIDTNTDAIIENAIANDADVQRRRVVDGQNAAEFLSITTLIANNDSAYAQKFDQLTAISGQNSAAVQQVSSAYADLNGKLSAQWGAKVQVDSNGNKYVAGIQLGVEGNGGDVQSYFLVSANTMGFYNPGNGEMKLAMAIKNGQMFINEALIDYASITLAKLGSWYSANYVAGQSGTIMRADGSFEFNGYAPGQGRVTLDSRGLRVYDAAGNVKVKVGDLR from the coding sequence ATGCCTGCTGCTATTCCTATCATTGCGACAGTGGCCGCTGGCGCCGCGGCTTCTTATCAGGCTTACGGCATTGCCATGGCGATCACCATTGCCGCTCAGGTTGCAACGCAGGCGCTGACCAAGAAACCTTCTCTTGACGGGTACCGTGATAACGCCGAGCGCAAGCAGGTTTTGCGCGCCGCCGCCAGCGCCAAGACGGTCGTATACGGGCAAACCATGACAGCCGGCACGCTCTTTTTCTCAGAAGAGCAGCCGGGCGATCAGACCGACGGCGAGATGCTGCACCTAGCGATCACGCTGGCTGGCCATGCACTTTCCAGTGTGGGAAAGATTTATTTGGGTGACGATGAGATAGCCACCTTTGGTGATTTCGCCCAGTTCGAAGTTCACATTGATCGGCAGACTGCGGATCCTTACCTGCTGGCTAATGCTCCATCATGGAAGGCCGACATGATTGGCAAGGGCATCAGTTGGCTGCGACTCACGCTGAAATACAGCGCTGAGAAGTTTCCATCAGGCATTCCGAATGTGCGCGTCGAAAAATTTGGTCGCTCGGTATACGACCCGCGCACCGGGCAAACCGTTTATTCGAACAATGCCGCGCTCTGCATTCTGGACTATTACCGCAATTACCTGAAAGTGCCTGATAGCGATATTCTCTGGGATCAATTTCAGGAGGCGGCCAATATCGCAGATGAGATGGTCACCCGCGCTGATGGCGCAAACGAGAAGCGCTACACCATCAACGGCGAGTTTGACCTGAGCGAAAACAAAGCCAGCATCCTCGAGTCTATGCTTGCAGCATGCGCTGGTGAGCCAACGTATACCGCCGGAAAGCATGGGATTCTGGTGGGGGCGTATTACGGACCAGCCAGCCTTATTATTACCGAAAGTCAGTTGGCCGGTGACATAGAAATCATGCCCGAAGTTTCGCAGTCCGAGCGAGTCAACACTATTAAAGGGACATTCGTAGATCCGCTACAGTTTTACTCCGAAACAGATTTCCCAGCAGTTTCAGTCAGAGAATGGGTAACTGAAGATGGGGTGGAAATCTCGCAGGATATGAAGCTCCGCTTTGTGACTTCCGAATTTCTTGGGCAGCGTCTGGCCGATATCAAGCTGAAGCGTACCCGCATATCGCGCACCATGAACGTAGTACTAAACCTGAGTGGCTACCGTTACCGGCCCGGCATGTACGTGAAAGTGAATTTCCCGACGCTGGGCATGAATAATATAGAAATGCGCGTCACTGACTGGAAGTTTGGCGTGCAGAATGGCGTGCAACTGACGCTTAAACAGGAAACCTCCGATGTCTGGGGGGATGCTATTGGCAAACCGATTGAGCGGCCGCCATTTACTCAGTTACCGCCGGGCGGGGTGGCTCAGCCACAGAACCTACGTTACATGGTCGAGGAAATTGGGCAGGTTGTACAGGGCGTGCTGTCTTGGCAGAACATAGGCCAAGTTTCTTACAACAACGTCATCATCCGCCGCGCCGGGGTTCCTGTACTTTCTGTTCAGGTGCCCGGCACATTCACGCGCCTGACGGGCCTGCTCCGCGATAGCTATACGGCGCACGTGATTGCCGTTAATCAGATGGGGGCGCAGTCTCCAGAAGGTTTTCTGGCGTTCAATATCGAGGCACCGCCGCCGCCGTCGTCTGTCAGCGTTGAGCAGGGATATTTTGCCATCACGCTGAAGCCGAAAATGGCGGAGCTCACCAGCGTTTCCACACAGTTCGATTTCTGGACCTCGGGCGAAACACGGCTTGCCAATACCAACACGGCAACGGTAGAGGCTGGCGCTACCCGGGCCGGAATGGGGACGACGTGGACAAGTAACGGTTTGCAGGTTGACCACACCTATTACTGGTATGTGCGCACAATCAATGCATTCGGGTCCTCTGCATTCGTTGAGGTTGCCGCGCTTTGCAGTACCGACACAGCCAGCCTGATTGATCAGATTTCCCACGAAATCGAAGGGTCGGAAACGTTCGCAAACCTGATCAAGGGAATTGACACCAATACAGACGCCATCATTGAAAACGCTATTGCAAACGATGCGGACGTACAGCGCCGCCGGGTAGTTGATGGGCAGAATGCAGCTGAATTTCTCAGTATCACGACGCTGATTGCGAATAATGATTCCGCATATGCTCAGAAGTTCGATCAGCTAACGGCAATTTCAGGCCAGAACTCTGCTGCTGTTCAGCAGGTTTCCAGCGCCTACGCGGATTTAAACGGGAAGTTGTCAGCGCAGTGGGGCGCTAAAGTGCAGGTCGACAGCAACGGAAATAAGTATGTCGCTGGGATACAACTGGGCGTCGAAGGCAATGGCGGTGACGTGCAGAGCTACTTCCTCGTCAGTGCCAATACCATGGGGTTCTATAATCCCGGCAACGGCGAAATGAAGCTGGCCATGGCGATTAAGAACGGACAGATGTTCATCAATGAGGCACTTATTGATTATGCCTCTATTACTCTGGCAAAGCTCGGCAGCTGGTATTCAGCCAATTATGTTGCCGGGCAGAGCGGAACAATTATGCGTGCCGATGGTTCGTTTGAGTTTAATGGCTACGCCCCCGGGCAGGGGAGAGTAACCCTTGATTCAAGAGGGCTCCGTGTATATGACGCGGCGGGGAATGTGAAGGTAAAAGTTGGGGACTTGAGATAA
- a CDS encoding DUF6950 family protein, with protein sequence MKHPDWQRRLIDVIKAAEKRPFLWGEHDCCLFAADCAQAMCGEDFASDLRGTYSTAVGAKRVLLNAGGSIEKVLAQHLDEVPVTLRQRGDIAVVINGGSRCAGVVFGGAVFVPGESGLVKLSGKPESIWRVR encoded by the coding sequence ATGAAGCATCCTGACTGGCAAAGAAGACTGATAGACGTAATTAAGGCCGCTGAAAAGCGGCCTTTTTTATGGGGCGAGCATGACTGCTGCCTGTTTGCCGCTGACTGCGCACAGGCAATGTGTGGAGAGGATTTCGCTTCTGATTTGCGTGGTACCTACAGCACTGCCGTTGGAGCAAAGCGCGTGCTGCTGAACGCGGGCGGTTCGATTGAGAAGGTGCTGGCACAGCATCTTGACGAAGTGCCGGTGACCCTGCGCCAGCGCGGTGACATTGCCGTAGTGATTAACGGTGGCAGCCGCTGTGCTGGCGTTGTGTTTGGCGGCGCTGTTTTTGTTCCGGGAGAGTCCGGACTGGTGAAATTGTCGGGCAAGCCCGAAAGCATCTGGAGGGTTCGTTAA